In the genome of Artemia franciscana chromosome 16, ASM3288406v1, whole genome shotgun sequence, the window ATAGGCACAGTCAATTTTGCTGAACCGCTTCAGCAAAGTTCTTAGCTTTTGGGAAGTCATAATTtaccaaagtaaaatttttttctgctCTTTCTGCTTCTTAGCTCAAAAGTTAGTCAAAAGATTTTTCTACGTTAGCTGGTATCTAATCAAGAGACTGGAGCGCTAACAGAAAAACGCCAAGTAGTCTGGTTTGGTCTGTCGAAAACATGATCCTACGACTGAATTAAACTGAAAACACatcaaatgttgaaaaagagaCATAGTGGGTAAGAAAAGACCCGGGTCTGCAGCAGAGGCAGACCTAGAGCCGATTGGCGGCTTCTGTCGTCACGGTCACAGATGGGACGCACATTGGTTGGAGATTTCAACATTTTGTGCAACCAATCGAGCAGTTTGGCACTCAACTACAAATAAGTATACCTAATGATAATTCTTAACTATATCTTGAAGATAccagtatatttaaaaaatcacgggttattaactttttaaaaaattatgagaaaaaatgaaacaatgacGGTTACATGTAGCCCTTTCCCTGTGAACTCATTATCAAAATTATCATTATCATCATCATCAAAAGTTTACACCCTGTAAACTTTTCCATGTAAACTCAGCAATATTTGTATGCCTtctcataaattaaatttaatgtcgctaaaaaaaagggaacagaaattacgaatAAGCTTCTTTATGGTGTTTCCGTtgtaaaccccctccccctagaactcagaaaaaaatatctgtgaAAGTCAGAAAATAACGCatcaacataattttttttcgactgcAAACACGCATGACGGGTGGACCTACCCACTTCACACTGTGTTCTGTCAAAGGAATCTCTCATGGATACTTAGACAAACAcgctaaaatatataaaagtttggcttaaaaatacatttttcaatagTCCGACCCACCCCACTTCAGATTTATCCTCAGAGCCCTTCTCCAAAAATTCAGCAGCGAGTCTCTGTGATAATTTTCCAGCGTTTCATACTAGTAGTAATTTCTCTGGACACACTGGAAATAATTCCAAAACATACCAGGCTAAAAATACTTCCCGAAATGTTTCCCAGTCACTCAGTATTCTAGAATCATCACAAAGATGAACCACTTGATATGTCCTCTATGCTCAATTGGACAATATAATGACCCATTTGCATTAAAAAGGAGTATTACTAATGTGCTTATAAAGAAAATCAAGTGCCCAACATGTGGTGATGTGTGTTTAGGATTGCAAGCCTTAGCTACCCATATATCCAGTCATACGTTGGATATAATTCCAGGATGTTTGTCAAAACAAAAAGTTGAGTCAATTAAATATAATTCTAGGAGTGAAAGTAACGAGCTTGTGAAAGATTTTGAAAGACACTGtcaaattatagaaaatttcaAAGCTAGAGAGAAGGAAATCAATCAGGTGGAGATAAAAAATGATCTCGCTTATTCAATACAAgcagattatttaaaaaagtgtcAATATCTACTACCAATAAACGATGACgaagattttctaaaattacaagcTGAGCTTCATTTCGAAAATGTAGTTGACAAAAATAGACTTAGTGAGTATAGTTCAAAAAACCCACTTTTATTATATACTGAAATTGAAGAAATTGAAGAGTCTCAAAAATACAGTTTACCTACAAGCACTAATGATTTCATGCCACCGCAACAGCCTGACATATCTAAAGTCAGCGAGTTTCCGCATTATGGAGACAAAATTTTGCCCattagcttcaataatcaaGCAAATCCAGGTCATCCATTGGATAAACCAATGAGTGACTGCTTGGCGAATATTAGCCCCTATCCAAACCAAAGCTTTGAGACCAATCGATTAACCATAGCAAAACCTCAGTCAGAGGGACTAAATAAGATAGTTAACGCACCACAAGACTTCGGAAAACAATTCAAATCAAAGCCTGAAAGGCTGAATAGTAACGGAAACACGATATCAGATCAATTTACTGCATTACATCCTCTACCTTATGGACTACAAACAACAGCCAGTGCATCACAAGGATCAAATTTCTTCGATAACAAATCAAATCATAAAATGTTGATGACTGAACACAACACAACATTTCAAGAAAGGTCAACAAATACTAACTACTCATCATTAGCTGACAGGCATATAAACTTAGATGCTTCACGAGTGCCGATTTCCAAGGGGTTAAGAAATCTTCAAACTCCATTGTCAATAGAAAAACATACTAACTTACAAGGCAGTGACCcaaattttccagaaaataaaaactgcCTTCGATTTTCTACAGTCGAAATACCCGAAAAGGCTTACACGAATCACAAAAGGGACGAAAGCACTACATCAGAACAGAAATGTAATGAATGCAGGGTGAAATTTGAGAATCCAGAAGTACTGTTAATTCATAAAGCTCTGTGTCATACAAAAGGCACCAAATGCAAGATTTGCAAATGGCATTGCAACACCAACGAAGAGCTGCTTGGGCATTTTGAAAGAGAGCACCCAGAAAAGAAACACATTTGTGTCCGATGTGGAAATGCATATAAAACACGTGGCAGTCTCATAGTTCATTTGAAGGTTATTCATCAGGTTAAAGAACACACTTCAAGTGATATATTGTCTTCTAAGGTCAGTATCGACAATACTAATAGTAGTGTATACTAGAAAATCTACAATCAATCAGAGGTGTCAATTTACGAAATTGTAGGTTAAGGATGGGGAGGGGCAGCATTAATTTCTCAAAACCTGGAGTGAGGGTGGGATTTTGTTGatctcaatttatttaaaagaaaatactaaaaaatgtgCAATGAACCACATGTGTATATTTCGCAATGAAAATACCACAtcaaggtgtttttcaaaataccttttggAGGCAATTAACGCCCCCACCCCTTGACGGACGATTTAAATTAGCGGAACTTGAAACCACAACCTGCTGTGCACAAGCAGACATTTATT includes:
- the LOC136037016 gene encoding zinc finger protein 62-like isoform X2 yields the protein MNHLICPLCSIGQYNDPFALKRSITNVLIKKIKCPTCGDVCLGLQALATHISSHTLDIIPGCLSKQKVESIKYNSRSESNELVKDFERHCQIIENFKAREKEINQVEIKNDLAYSIQADYLKKCQYLLPINDDEDFLKLQAELHFENVVDKNRLSEYSSKNPLLLYTEIEEIEESQKYSLPTSTNDFMPPQQPDISKVSEFPHYGDKILPISFNNQANPGHPLDKPMSDCLANISPYPNQSFETNRLTIAKPQSEGLNKIVNAPQDFGKQFKSKPERLNSNGNTISDQFTALHPLPYGLQTTASASQGSNFFDNKSNHKMLMTEHNTTFQERSTNTNYSSLADRHINLDASRVPISKGLRNLQTPLSIEKHTNLQGSDPNFPENKNCLRFSTVEIPEKAYTNHKRDESTTSEQKCNECRVKFENPEVLLIHKALCHTKGTKCKICKWHCNTNEELLGHFEREHPEKKHICVRCGNAYKTRGSLIVHLKVIHQVKEHTSSDILSSKDVRSHGQIKPWECDSCHKKFTTKYFLKKHKRLHTGEAPFKCTQCERSFTFQQSFHKHLLYHTNEKPHVCTHCGRAFREISTLHNHERIHTGEKPFACETCG
- the LOC136037016 gene encoding zinc finger protein 836-like isoform X1 — encoded protein: MNHLICPLCSIGQYNDPFALKRSITNVLIKKIKCPTCGDVCLGLQALATHISSHTLDIIPGCLSKQKVESIKYNSRSESNELVKDFERHCQIIENFKAREKEINQVEIKNDLAYSIQADYLKKCQYLLPINDDEDFLKLQAELHFENVVDKNRLSEYSSKNPLLLYTEIEEIEESQKYSLPTSTNDFMPPQQPDISKVSEFPHYGDKILPISFNNQANPGHPLDKPMSDCLANISPYPNQSFETNRLTIAKPQSEGLNKIVNAPQDFGKQFKSKPERLNSNGNTISDQFTALHPLPYGLQTTASASQGSNFFDNKSNHKMLMTEHNTTFQERSTNTNYSSLADRHINLDASRVPISKGLRNLQTPLSIEKHTNLQGSDPNFPENKNCLRFSTVEIPEKAYTNHKRDESTTSEQKCNECRVKFENPEVLLIHKALCHTKGTKCKICKWHCNTNEELLGHFEREHPEKKHICVRCGNAYKTRGSLIVHLKVIHQVKEHTSSDILSSKDVRSHGQIKPWECDSCHKKFTTKYFLKKHKRLHTGEAPFKCTQCERSFTFQQSFHKHLLYHTNEKPHVCTHCGRAFREISTLHNHERIHTGEKPFACETCGKSFRQRVSYLVHRRIHTGVMPYACITCGKTFRYKVSYKSHKCTSALPPTEPLRQPTYGILKRLIDKNAEHDLMQNSERVVDEGQQNVSNDVFSFEEILNEPINSNVDLLAIAVSSLETCPSPVVFSWS